GTACTATTGCCACCAAGGGAATACCTAATGCATTAGCTTTAACAATTAAATTGATTTTTGCCAGTATGCTCTTTTTGTGTGACTTAGTAAAAGGTAGTATTTCATAAAAGAAGTTCTCCATCTTTTTAGCTTCAAGCAGCATAAAAAAGAGCACTAGGAGCATTACAATAATATTAATGATAAAGCTGCTCATATTTCCTACTATATATTTTCCGATTTTTGGTAGTAATGAGGTAATAAATGATATGTTGTCGCTGTTGAGTATGTTATAATTAGTTTTCTTATGAATTAGATCTGCAATATGCTGGATCTCTGAAATATAAGTTTGTGGGTCGAGATTCAGGTTCTGTAATTTGTTAACAAGTAGCCATACTGCCAGAGAAATAGGAATAAGAAAGCATAATGCAGCTTCAAATAACATAAGTGTTGCTGCCAGACAATGTTTTATATGCTTCTTTTCAGTCAGATAAAACATTTGTTTTCTTACAAGAATATAGATGGTAGCTGCACCCAGAATTCCGGTAAGAAATGGAGTTATTTTAATAAATAAAATCATTCCTAGAACCAGAATAATGGCAATTAACGAATATTCGCAATATTGTTCTTTTATTTTCATGCAAACCAGGTCTTATCTTTTATCTAAATATGAAAATTTATATGGAATTTATTAATGAATCAGCGATATATAGAAAAACAAAAAATATGAGATAATGTTTCTTTTAAAGTTGTCAAATTTAACTTAATTAATACTGTGTAATTATCATTCGTCTTTCCCTCTTTAATCTTAACTGTAACTTAATTATGCAATTTTATCAGCATATTTGTTTTATTAAAATTGAAATTATTTATTCTTGATAATAATTGACATATAGCAATAATAAGTTCAAAATGATATTTATTTTTTAGCTGGGAATAGTAAATTAGGCACGCATATAAAGGCTTATATTAAAAAAAAGCAATATATTTGTTACGCTATATAAACAGAATTTTAAGAAATAGCATTTTGAGATACTATAAAATACCATAAATCTGCAAGGAAACAACGGATAATGAAAAGAATATTAGTAACAGGAGGGGCTGGCTTTATTGGCTCCCATTTATGTACTCGATTAATAAATGATGGCAATAGTGTTATATGTTTAGATAATTTCTTTACAGGTTCCAGAAGTAATGTTTGGCATCTAATGGATAATCCTCATTTTGAGCTTGTTCGTCATGATATTACTGCACCCTATAATGCAGAAGTAGATGAAATCTATAATCTGGCATGTCCTGCTTCCCCCATTCATTATCAATACGATGCTATTAAAACAGTGAAGACCTCCGTTATGGGGGCTATCAATATGCTAGCTCTTGGCAGACAAGTCAGCGCCAAAGTTCTTCAGGCGTCAACCAGTGAGGTTTATGGAGATCCGATCGTTCACCCTCAGACTGAGAGTTATTGGGGAAATGTTAATTCCATAGGTGTTCGTTCCTGTTATGATGAAGGTAAACGTTGTGCAGAAACACTCTTTATGGATTATCACAGACAAAAAAGACTTCGCATAAAAATTATCCGCATTTTTAATACCTATGGTCCTTTGATGAATAAAAATGATGGTAGGGTGGTGTCTAATTTTATAGTTCAGGCTTTAAAAAATGAAGATATAACACTTTACGGAGATGGCAGTCAGACTCGTAGCTTCCAATATGTGGATGATCTGGTTGAAGGTATGGTTCGTATGATGAATACCGATGATAAATTTGTTGGTCCTGTGAATATTGGTAATCCAAATGAATTTACGATTAAGGGATTAGCGGAAAAAGTGATTGAACTTACAGGTGCAAAGTCACGTTTCATATACAAGCCACTACCTTTTGATGATCCAAAACAGCGCCAACCAGATATATCTTTAGCAAAAGAAAAACTAAACTGGCAACCTACTATCCAGCTAGAAGAAGGGCTGACTAAAACAATAGAATATTTTAGAACTATAATTTAAGTATTATAATATAATATCTTTCACTTCAATAAATACTATAAATGCCTATAAAAGAAATGATGATGGAGATTACCCAATCAGAATATAAAATATTAGTAGTAGATGATGTTTTATCTAATGTATTACTACTCAAGGTGTTATTAACTAATGAAAAGTACAACGTTGTTACTGCCATGAATGGCACTCAGGCATTGAAGATGGTTGAATCGGAATTACCCGATTTAATTTTGTTAGATGTAATGATGCCTGATATAAGCGGATTTGAAGTGGCTCAGCAATTAAAGGCAAAACCTGGATATTCTCAGATACCAATTATATTTCTGACTGCTCTTAACTCTACGGCAGATATAGTGAAAGGTTTTCAAATGGGAGCGAATGATTTTATTTCAAAACCATTTAATAAGGAAGAATTGATAATCCGTGTGATGCATCAGATATCTTTGATAGCTGCCAAACGAATTATCTATAATCAGACTGAAGAACTAAAACGCACTATTAAAGGACGTGATAAACTTTATTCTGTTATTGCTCATGATCTTCGTTCGCCTATGGCTTCCATAAAAATGGTGCTGAATATGTTGATGATTAACTTGCCAGGCGAAAAAATAGGAGAGGAAATGCATGAATTGCTTAATATGGCAAATCAAACCACAGAGGAACTATTCTCTTTATTAGATAATCTGCTTAAATGGACAAAGAGTCAGATTGGCAGATTAAATGTTGTTCCTCAGGACATTGAACTTGTAGGAGTAACAGCTGGTGTAATTGAAATCTTTTCTATGGTAGCCGAACTTAAACAAATAAAGATCAATTTGCAGGCTCCTGAACAGGTGGAGGTTCGCGCGGATATTGACATGATAAAGACTGTTATTCGTAATCTGATAAGTAATGCACTTAAGTTTAGTAATGTGGGAGAAGAAGTGACTGTAATAGTTGAAGAAAAAGAAGAACAGATCGTTGTCAGTGTTATAGATCATGGACGTGGTATTAAAGAAGAAGATCAGGGTAAACTGCTCCATGTAGATACACATTTTACCACTTTTGGCACTAAAAATGAAGAAGGATCCGGCTTAGGACTCTTGTTATGTCAGGACTTTGTTCGTAAGAATGGTGGTGAACTTTGGTTTAATTCAATATTTGGTGAAGGGTCTACTTTCAGTTTTTACCTTCCTAAGATGTCATAATATTGTTACTCCTTCTTTTCTTTACTGATAGTTCCATAATCACTGGATTATGGTCGCTGAAATCAAAAGAAGGAGTGATATATTTTCTTCCAGTCAGTTCCTTTGAATGGAATATGTAGTCGATGCGGAAGAGACTATGAAGATAACGAAAAGTAGACTCAAATCCAGAACCGGCACTCTGAAATCCATCCTGTAACTTTCCTTTTATTTTGTAGTATGAATACGACGCCGGAGTATCATTTAAGTCACCACATAAAATCATTGCATGTTTGGTGGTATCAATAATATTACATATCAAATCAGTTTGTTCTGCACGTTTTTCAGCATTTACTGCCATCTTAAGCATGATCTGTTTTACAGCCTCTTTCTTCGAATCGTAAAAACCTGCAAGTGTTACTTTTGCTAATAATCCTCTGGTCTGATTAAAATTAGTTGTTTGCAGGTGACAGTTGAATACACGTATTAGTTTGTTATCTACCCTGATGTCTACCCACATGGCGCTATTATCTGAAGAGTTAAACCAAATATCAGCATTGTTCTCTATTGGAAACTTACTATAAACAACCAGATTAAATCCCTCTTTTTTGCTTTTATGAATTGATGCATAAGGGTAATCTTTAAACATATTTGAGATGCTGTCTACATTGAAGAATGAGCTTTCCGAGAACTCTTGTAAGCAGAATATATCTATCTGATTCTCTTTCATTAACTCTTTAATCTCTCCTACAGAATATACAGAAGGGTATCCGTGGAAACTTTCTACATTGAAGCTGGCTATTTTAATTAATCTGTTGTTTGCTATTGGAGGCTGATTATTAGATGGATACTGATATTTAGCAGAGATATACTCATGATTGGCAGCAATAGCTATAACAGGTATCAATACCCATATTTTCCACCTGAGGCTCCAATATATGAAGATAATCAGATTGGAAAATAATAAAGGCATCATTCCTAATCCCAAAAGAGGTAATATGAATCCTTGATTCGGATTGTTGTGCGAACCTATTCCCACAATAATAGTGAATGCTGCAAAAGCGAAAGTAAAAAGGACTGAGATAAAATGAAAATATAAAAAAGTGGCTTTTCTTCCCATTAGTTAGAGATATTTTTTCAGCGTTGCAGTTAAAACTTCCAAAGAAACAGGTTTGGGAATAAATTCATTACATCCGCAATTCAATGCCTCTTTAACATCATCATTATATACAAAAGCACTCAAAGCTATAATCGGGACCTTAGGTGAAACTTCCCGGATAACACGTGTTGCATCCAGCCCATCCATATTTGGCATTTTTATGTCCATAAGGATTAAGCTGGGCTTATATTCTTCAAACATGGTTATAGCTTCAATGCCATCATGTGCATGCAATAAGGTAAACATCTTACCAATCATCACATTTAGTAATTTGAAGTTGCTATCATTGTCTTCTGCTACCAGGATTGTATGATTCTTTTTATCTGAAAGCTGCAATCCATTATCTTTTGTTGAAGTTTCCTCTTCTTCTGGGGATGATTTATCATTTTCAATAGGTGATATATAGGGATGTGTAAATGTAAACTCGGCACCTTTTCCTAACTCTGATTTAGCTTCTATTGTACCCCCTAGCTTTTCAATAATTGATTTACAAATAGAAAGACCTAGTCCGGTTCCTTGTGCTGTAGTATTCAGTTTAGCAAACCGTTCAAAAACATTCTTTGCTTTATTTTCAGGAAAGCCTATTCCTGTATCTTTTACATAACATTCAATGAACTCATCTTTTAGTTTGTAACCAAACCGGATGCTTCCTTCTGCTGTGAATTTAAGAGCATTTCCTATAAGATTAGAAAATACCTGGATAAGTCTGTTCTTGTCACTGTAAATCCATAAATCAGGATCCGAGTCTTCAAAAATAAGACGAACATTCTCAGAGCAACGGAATCTGTGAGCATCAAACACTTCCTGACACATAACATGTAGATTAATCGGTTCTTCAGTAAACTCCATTATGCCCGACTCTATTCTTGATAAATCAAGAATTTCGTTAATCAGTTGCAATAATCTACTGTTGTTTGCTTCAACAATTTTGTAATACTCCATTCGGTCATTAGCATTCTGTGTGTCAGCAATCACCCTGGAAAAACCAACAATAGCATTCAGAGGAGTACGTATTTCGTGGCTCATATTTGCCAGAAAAGCAGATTTTAGCATGTCAGATTTTTCTGCCTTCTCTTTTGCCATTACTAACTCTTCTTCCATTTTTTTTATTTTGGTAATGTCTGACTCTAACGAAATAATTAATGGAGCCCTGCTTCCGTTTTCAGCAAGGAATTTTTGTTTATGAATAATGTATGTTCTGCCCTTATTATCACTAACTTCTTTATTATAAATAAGAGGAATTCCATTTTTAAGTATTCCTAAATCTTCATTTCTGAATGTAATAGCAGAATCATCAGGATGAATATCAAAATCTGTATTCCCAACTACATTTGTTGACTTCATACTGGCATAAGTCACAGAATTCCGATAAATATATCTAAACCCATTTCCGGTATCTTTCACCGATATTGCAAGTGGAATATTCTCCAGTACGGTATTCATAATCTGGTTTACTTCCTTTATCTGTGCATCATATCTCATTTGTTCTGAAATATCCCTTCCAAAAGTCCAGATAATATCCTCTCCCTCAGAATCTCTTATGATATAAGAAAAAAAGTCAAAAGCCAGTACATCTTTCAAGTGGGTGAAAGGTGCTTTTTCTACATAGCGAACAATATCATTGATGTGGGCAAACTCACCCCGAATGTTCATCCATCGCTTTTTCAGATCTTTATTTACTAACAGATCATTAATGTTGATAACGGATAAATCAGGTTCATTTGTCAGCAGGTAGTGAATACGAAATTGCTCATTAGCAAAAATAAGTGTTCCATCAGGTCTAAAAGCAAAAATATCTTCCGAAGCATAGTTTATCGCTTTGGTAACATTTTCCAAACTCTCGTCCAGTTTGATAATGTCAGTTATGTTTTGACAATATCCCTCTATAGTTTGTTCGTTTCTGTCTGTTAGTCCTCCGTTAATCAGCCCCATTCGTAAAAAGAAGACTTCCTTTTTCCAAAGTATACGATATTCAAATGTTTCGGTGTTTGTTTTGTTCGGGATGCTATCTATCCATTTAATAAAGCCGGGACGGTCATCTCTGAATACCAGTTCCAGGTAATTTTCAATTGAAATAGCTTGCAACTTATCTCCTCTAGCCATCGCCCCTGTGAATCCTCTATAATTAAAAATTCTTGTTTTAAAATTATAATTCCACTGACAAATCCGTGCAGCCTTTTCAACTTCCCTTAGCTCATTATTGGCTTTTTCCAACTGTAGCTTAATTTTAGTTCTTTTTGTAATATCTCTGTATTGGCACAACACCATATCCTCTTCAAACGGATACATAATACATTTAAAGTAATATGTTTCACTACCGAAAGAAAGCTCATAATTTTTAGTAGAAACAGACTTATCCTTTATTACCTTATCAAAATCTTCTTTAAAAGGTTTTCTGGTATCCTCAGACAATAAATTAAAGAAGTTTTCACCTATTAAACTCTTTTTTTTCTTAAAAATACCTTGATTTGCATGTATCACCATATCCAGACAAATACCTTCATGGTTGAATAAAAGCATTGTATCTGCGGTCATCTGCAAAATTTTATCAGAGTATTGAGGGTCGTGCAAAATCTTTTTCATTATCGTGTTTCTTTGAGGTTGTCAAAAAAATAAGTATACAATGAACAAATATATAAAAAATAATTAAAATGGAATAATTTTTATGTATTATTTATAAAGCTCTATTAGCCTTTTCCCATATCCCATTATTCGTGTTTCTCTTCAGATAGAAAAAGCCTTTAAAAACATTTATATTCATGAAGAGGAAATAATAAGGGATGAATAGAATTTTATTTTTTATTTTTTTTGTAGATAAGTAATATCCCCATATTCCTGATAAATAGAATAAAATCTGAAGAATCAAAATGATTGAATATAAGTTACTGCATTTTATTGCGATCAGTATTATATTAATCGGGAGCATTAAAAATAGAAATATAGGAGTGACTGACCATCTCAGTACTCGGTGTGATACATATTGAAAGCTCAATGTTCCATAGCGGAATATATTTAATAAAGAGCGTAGTCTCCATATAGACTGTAAGCCACCAGCAGCAATGCGCACCTTCCTCTTTTCTTCCTCTTTCATATCTGTAGAAGCTGACTCAATAGCATAAGCCTTGTCGCAGTATGCAATCTTATAACTTTTTTGTGCAATTCTTAGTGACAAAATAAAATCATCCAGTAAAGTATCCCTTTCCATTGTCTCAAACAATTCCCGTCTGATAGCAAACAGTTCACCTGCAGCACCCACAGCAGAATATAATCTGGAATCCAGTGCTTTAAGTGTAGATTCATATTTCCAGTAAATACCTTCACCGCCACCGGCTGCTCCATCTTTTTCTTTTGCTGCAATACGTTTTTCCCCGGCCACACATCCCACCTTAGAATCTGTAAATTCAGCAACAATATTTAGGATAGCCTCACTGTTAATCATCGTATTCGCATCCGTGAACACAACAATGGGAGAGGAGATAAATCCTATTCCCCGGTTCAGCGCAGCTGTCTTTCCTTGTCTTTCCGGTTGAAATAAAACAGTAACCCCCTGATATGCTTTCAGCAATTCATTAGTACTGTCATTACTACCATCCGTTACCCAAACAATATTTAGTTTGTCTTTCGGGTAATCTAATGAAAGGCAGTTATTCATCTTTTCCTTTACAATATCTTCTTCGTTGAAAGCTGTGATAAAGAGCGTCACCTCCGGTAGATCACCTGATAGTGCTACTGTCTTTTGTTTTACGAATAGCTCTTTAATTTTTACCATTAGATAAAGTACAATCCCATATCCTAGGTAGGTATAGAATACCACTATTAAGCTGAA
This genomic interval from uncultured Bacteroides sp. contains the following:
- a CDS encoding AI-2E family transporter, with the translated sequence MKIKEQYCEYSLIAIILVLGMILFIKITPFLTGILGAATIYILVRKQMFYLTEKKHIKHCLAATLMLFEAALCFLIPISLAVWLLVNKLQNLNLDPQTYISEIQHIADLIHKKTNYNILNSDNISFITSLLPKIGKYIVGNMSSFIINIIVMLLVLFFMLLEAKKMENFFYEILPFTKSHKKSILAKINLIVKANALGIPLVAIVQGGTATIGYIIFATPNPLLFGFLSCIASIIPVVGIGLIWAPLVAYFALTGDWEHAIGLGAYSIIFTTNIDNLLRFILQKKLANTHPLITIFGVFIGLSLFGFLGVIIGPLMLSLFILFVNIFKKEYLERDL
- a CDS encoding UDP-glucuronic acid decarboxylase family protein, with product MKRILVTGGAGFIGSHLCTRLINDGNSVICLDNFFTGSRSNVWHLMDNPHFELVRHDITAPYNAEVDEIYNLACPASPIHYQYDAIKTVKTSVMGAINMLALGRQVSAKVLQASTSEVYGDPIVHPQTESYWGNVNSIGVRSCYDEGKRCAETLFMDYHRQKRLRIKIIRIFNTYGPLMNKNDGRVVSNFIVQALKNEDITLYGDGSQTRSFQYVDDLVEGMVRMMNTDDKFVGPVNIGNPNEFTIKGLAEKVIELTGAKSRFIYKPLPFDDPKQRQPDISLAKEKLNWQPTIQLEEGLTKTIEYFRTII
- a CDS encoding response regulator, with the protein product MMMEITQSEYKILVVDDVLSNVLLLKVLLTNEKYNVVTAMNGTQALKMVESELPDLILLDVMMPDISGFEVAQQLKAKPGYSQIPIIFLTALNSTADIVKGFQMGANDFISKPFNKEELIIRVMHQISLIAAKRIIYNQTEELKRTIKGRDKLYSVIAHDLRSPMASIKMVLNMLMINLPGEKIGEEMHELLNMANQTTEELFSLLDNLLKWTKSQIGRLNVVPQDIELVGVTAGVIEIFSMVAELKQIKINLQAPEQVEVRADIDMIKTVIRNLISNALKFSNVGEEVTVIVEEKEEQIVVSVIDHGRGIKEEDQGKLLHVDTHFTTFGTKNEEGSGLGLLLCQDFVRKNGGELWFNSIFGEGSTFSFYLPKMS
- a CDS encoding endonuclease/exonuclease/phosphatase family protein → MGRKATFLYFHFISVLFTFAFAAFTIIVGIGSHNNPNQGFILPLLGLGMMPLLFSNLIIFIYWSLRWKIWVLIPVIAIAANHEYISAKYQYPSNNQPPIANNRLIKIASFNVESFHGYPSVYSVGEIKELMKENQIDIFCLQEFSESSFFNVDSISNMFKDYPYASIHKSKKEGFNLVVYSKFPIENNADIWFNSSDNSAMWVDIRVDNKLIRVFNCHLQTTNFNQTRGLLAKVTLAGFYDSKKEAVKQIMLKMAVNAEKRAEQTDLICNIIDTTKHAMILCGDLNDTPASYSYYKIKGKLQDGFQSAGSGFESTFRYLHSLFRIDYIFHSKELTGRKYITPSFDFSDHNPVIMELSVKKRRSNNIMTS
- a CDS encoding ATP-binding protein; this encodes MKKILHDPQYSDKILQMTADTMLLFNHEGICLDMVIHANQGIFKKKKSLIGENFFNLLSEDTRKPFKEDFDKVIKDKSVSTKNYELSFGSETYYFKCIMYPFEEDMVLCQYRDITKRTKIKLQLEKANNELREVEKAARICQWNYNFKTRIFNYRGFTGAMARGDKLQAISIENYLELVFRDDRPGFIKWIDSIPNKTNTETFEYRILWKKEVFFLRMGLINGGLTDRNEQTIEGYCQNITDIIKLDESLENVTKAINYASEDIFAFRPDGTLIFANEQFRIHYLLTNEPDLSVININDLLVNKDLKKRWMNIRGEFAHINDIVRYVEKAPFTHLKDVLAFDFFSYIIRDSEGEDIIWTFGRDISEQMRYDAQIKEVNQIMNTVLENIPLAISVKDTGNGFRYIYRNSVTYASMKSTNVVGNTDFDIHPDDSAITFRNEDLGILKNGIPLIYNKEVSDNKGRTYIIHKQKFLAENGSRAPLIISLESDITKIKKMEEELVMAKEKAEKSDMLKSAFLANMSHEIRTPLNAIVGFSRVIADTQNANDRMEYYKIVEANNSRLLQLINEILDLSRIESGIMEFTEEPINLHVMCQEVFDAHRFRCSENVRLIFEDSDPDLWIYSDKNRLIQVFSNLIGNALKFTAEGSIRFGYKLKDEFIECYVKDTGIGFPENKAKNVFERFAKLNTTAQGTGLGLSICKSIIEKLGGTIEAKSELGKGAEFTFTHPYISPIENDKSSPEEEETSTKDNGLQLSDKKNHTILVAEDNDSNFKLLNVMIGKMFTLLHAHDGIEAITMFEEYKPSLILMDIKMPNMDGLDATRVIREVSPKVPIIALSAFVYNDDVKEALNCGCNEFIPKPVSLEVLTATLKKYL
- a CDS encoding glycosyltransferase family 2 protein, producing the protein MKFIEILFWFSLIVVFYTYLGYGIVLYLMVKIKELFVKQKTVALSGDLPEVTLFITAFNEEDIVKEKMNNCLSLDYPKDKLNIVWVTDGSNDSTNELLKAYQGVTVLFQPERQGKTAALNRGIGFISSPIVVFTDANTMINSEAILNIVAEFTDSKVGCVAGEKRIAAKEKDGAAGGGEGIYWKYESTLKALDSRLYSAVGAAGELFAIRRELFETMERDTLLDDFILSLRIAQKSYKIAYCDKAYAIESASTDMKEEEKRKVRIAAGGLQSIWRLRSLLNIFRYGTLSFQYVSHRVLRWSVTPIFLFLMLPINIILIAIKCSNLYSIILILQILFYLSGIWGYYLSTKKIKNKILFIPYYFLFMNINVFKGFFYLKRNTNNGIWEKANRAL